In Thermodesulfovibrionales bacterium, a single genomic region encodes these proteins:
- the nuoH gene encoding NADH-quinone oxidoreductase subunit NuoH, translating into MNVLELFAGPGSFDAMIKVVLMLLKIAVVVGALMLHVTYATYFERKTIGHMQVRLGPMRTGFHGLLQPIADFVKLFFKEDIIPADADKPMFFIAPVIAVFAAMTSIAVIPFFEGFVIADINVGLLFVLAMSSLGSYGIIMAGWAANSKYSFLGALRSSAQVVSYEISLGLSLVGVMMLAGSFRLTDIVKAQEHYPLGMFLFPQIIGFFVFLLSAIAETNRPPFDLPEAESELVAGYFVEYSGMRFALFYVSEYIGMIIMGCIGTVCFLGGWHGPFEIPYLPFAWFLAKVYFIIFFYYWIRATLPRYRYDHLMSLGWKVLIPLALLNIVLTGIAKVLV; encoded by the coding sequence CTCTTTGCAGGTCCCGGATCCTTTGATGCCATGATAAAGGTTGTGCTCATGCTGCTGAAGATCGCCGTTGTGGTCGGGGCGTTGATGCTCCACGTCACCTATGCCACCTACTTTGAGCGGAAGACCATCGGCCATATGCAGGTGAGACTCGGGCCGATGAGGACGGGGTTCCATGGCCTGCTCCAGCCGATAGCAGATTTTGTCAAGCTCTTCTTCAAGGAAGACATCATCCCCGCTGATGCCGACAAGCCGATGTTCTTCATAGCTCCCGTGATCGCGGTCTTTGCTGCAATGACGTCGATAGCGGTCATCCCCTTCTTCGAGGGATTCGTCATAGCCGATATCAATGTCGGTCTTCTCTTTGTCCTTGCCATGTCTTCCCTCGGCTCCTACGGCATCATCATGGCAGGCTGGGCAGCCAATTCCAAGTATTCCTTCCTGGGAGCCCTCAGGTCATCTGCACAGGTGGTCAGCTACGAAATCTCCCTGGGGCTGAGCCTTGTAGGCGTCATGATGCTCGCAGGCTCCTTCAGGCTCACCGATATCGTCAAGGCCCAGGAACACTACCCCCTCGGCATGTTCCTCTTCCCCCAGATCATCGGTTTTTTTGTCTTCCTCCTGTCGGCGATAGCAGAGACGAACAGGCCGCCCTTTGACCTCCCTGAGGCCGAGAGTGAGCTCGTGGCGGGATATTTCGTGGAATACAGCGGCATGAGGTTCGCCCTCTTCTACGTATCCGAGTATATCGGCATGATCATCATGGGGTGCATCGGGACCGTCTGTTTCCTCGGCGGCTGGCACGGGCCCTTCGAGATACCCTACCTGCCCTTTGCCTGGTTTCTCGCAAAGGTGTATTTCATCATCTTCTTTTACTACTGGATACGGGCGACCCTGCCAAGATACCGGTATGACCATCTCATGAGTCTCGGATGGAAGGTGCTCATACCCCTTGCATTGCTGAACATCGTCCTTACAGGGATTGCGAAGGTGCTGGTATGA
- the nuoI gene encoding NADH-quinone oxidoreductase subunit NuoI, with product MKMKGVVKTVFMTEILKGMALTLKMMFTHPVTRQYPKEKRPAMPGFRGLHALVRDQETGEARCVGCGLCAAICPSQCIHVYTADSPDHKKIVERYEIEVLRCVYCAFCVEACPYAAVVLTEHYEYADYTREAFFMTKEKLLDNWDRYMGPKKNMEYFKKFWHPRTADFGSSEAQAVFRKRER from the coding sequence ATGAAAATGAAAGGTGTCGTAAAGACGGTATTCATGACGGAGATCCTCAAGGGGATGGCGTTGACCTTGAAGATGATGTTCACTCACCCGGTGACGCGCCAGTATCCCAAAGAAAAGAGGCCTGCGATGCCCGGCTTCAGGGGTCTCCACGCCTTAGTAAGGGACCAGGAGACAGGAGAGGCCAGATGCGTCGGATGCGGACTCTGTGCTGCCATATGTCCCTCACAATGTATCCATGTTTATACGGCGGACAGCCCCGACCACAAGAAAATCGTAGAACGGTACGAGATTGAGGTGCTGAGGTGTGTATACTGTGCTTTTTGCGTTGAGGCCTGTCCCTACGCCGCGGTCGTCCTCACGGAGCACTACGAATATGCCGATTATACCCGGGAAGCCTTTTTCATGACAAAGGAGAAGCTCCTTGACAACTGGGACAGGTATATGGGGCCGAAAAAGAACATGGAATATTTCAAGAAGTTCTGGCATCCCCGCACTGCCGACTTCGGATCATCCGAGGCGCAGGCGGTCTTTAGGAAAAGGGAGCGGTAG
- a CDS encoding NADH-quinone oxidoreductase subunit J: MTAELLFAYLAGVIIVLALFVISTKNPVHSVLFMLLMFFHIAGLYLTLNAEFLAAIQVMVYAGAILVLFLFVVLLLNLKEEVVVERFVGRWPFGLATAFVFFLMTVLSLQSFVLGPQGVVGPETIKAETNARVLGKILYTEFLYPFEVVSLILLVALIGAIVLAKKKLRS, from the coding sequence ATGACTGCCGAATTACTCTTTGCCTATCTCGCAGGCGTAATTATCGTTCTCGCGCTCTTCGTCATATCGACGAAGAACCCCGTGCACAGCGTGCTCTTCATGCTCCTCATGTTTTTCCATATAGCAGGGCTCTATCTTACGCTCAATGCCGAATTCCTCGCAGCTATCCAGGTGATGGTCTATGCCGGGGCGATCCTCGTCCTCTTCCTCTTTGTCGTCTTGCTCCTGAACCTGAAGGAAGAGGTCGTAGTTGAGCGGTTCGTCGGGCGCTGGCCTTTCGGCTTGGCCACGGCCTTTGTCTTCTTCCTCATGACGGTACTTTCGTTGCAGTCATTCGTTTTGGGGCCTCAGGGTGTCGTGGGTCCTGAGACCATAAAGGCAGAGACAAACGCGAGGGTACTCGGGAAAATCCTTTATACGGAATTCCTTTACCCCTTCGAGGTGGTCTCTCTCATCTTGCTCGTGGCGCTCATCGGCGCGATTGTGCTTGCCAAGAAAAAGCTAAGGAGTTGA
- the nuoK gene encoding NADH-quinone oxidoreductase subunit NuoK, whose translation MVPLQWYLWLSAGMFAIGVAGFLIRRNIIIMFMSIELMLNAANISLVSLSRYLQDMRGQILVFFIIAVAAAEAAIGLAIIIALFRNRTTTYIDEVNEMKG comes from the coding sequence ATGGTTCCATTACAATGGTATTTGTGGCTCAGTGCGGGAATGTTTGCGATCGGCGTCGCCGGGTTCTTGATCAGGAGGAACATCATCATCATGTTCATGTCCATTGAGCTCATGCTGAATGCGGCGAACATCTCTCTCGTCTCCCTGAGCCGTTATCTCCAGGATATGAGAGGACAGATCCTCGTCTTTTTCATCATAGCGGTGGCAGCGGCCGAGGCAGCGATAGGCCTGGCCATCATCATCGCCCTCTTCAGGAACAGGACAACGACCTATATCGATGAAGTGAACGAGATGAAGGGGTGA
- the nuoL gene encoding NADH-quinone oxidoreductase subunit L: MNNYLLIPFLPLAAFLVNILLGRRFIKNNAHWVSTGAVVVSWVISVMTLFDVLQGRTINEDLYTWITSGGFSASVGFLIDQLTAVMLIVVTTVSSLVHIYSIGYMHGDKGYYRFFSYLSLFTFSMLMLVMSNNFLQLYFGWEAVGLCSYFLIGFWYEKKSASDAGKKAFIVNRFGDFGFGLGVIMVFLTLGTLHYGPVFASVKSLAGQTVDFLGLDVDLITLIALLLFCGAVGKSAQLPLHIWLPDAMEGPTPVSALIHAATMVTAGVFLVARCNPIFNLSPLAMNVVAVVGAVTALFAGTIALVQNDIKRIVAYSTVSQLGYMFLACGVGAYGAGIFHLYTHAFFKALLFLGAGSVMHAMAGELDIQKMGGLRKYMPVTYITFLLASLSIAGIPGFAGFFSKDEILWRTYSSGPLGHILFVIGALTALLTAFYSFRIIFLAFHGDFRGTHEQEHHLHESPKIMIIPLIILAVGAVASGWVGIPPLLGGGEHFAEFLAPVVGHAKGDGTHAEEMAIMGLSVIVGLTGIGAAMVMYLRKTDLAERLGRTFAGPYRILWNKYYVDEFYDFIIVRPTLWVARSVIVGVTDGKIIEGIVNGVPAAIGKFSEVLRKIQTGKVQEYASIMAIGTFVLIIMVLFW; encoded by the coding sequence ATGAATAATTATCTCTTGATACCCTTTCTTCCCCTCGCAGCATTTCTTGTCAATATCCTCCTGGGGAGAAGGTTCATAAAGAACAACGCCCACTGGGTCTCGACGGGAGCGGTTGTGGTGTCGTGGGTGATCTCGGTCATGACCCTCTTCGACGTCCTCCAGGGCAGGACGATCAACGAAGACCTTTACACGTGGATAACGTCAGGAGGGTTCTCGGCATCGGTGGGCTTCCTCATAGACCAGCTCACGGCAGTGATGCTCATCGTCGTCACGACGGTAAGCTCCCTCGTCCACATCTATTCGATCGGATACATGCACGGAGACAAGGGCTACTACCGGTTCTTTTCCTACCTGAGCCTCTTCACCTTCTCTATGCTCATGCTCGTCATGTCGAACAATTTCCTCCAGCTCTATTTTGGCTGGGAAGCGGTCGGGCTCTGCTCCTACTTCCTCATCGGATTCTGGTACGAGAAGAAGTCAGCCTCCGATGCGGGGAAGAAGGCCTTCATCGTCAACAGGTTCGGTGACTTCGGATTCGGCCTCGGCGTGATCATGGTATTTCTTACCCTTGGCACGCTCCACTATGGTCCGGTCTTTGCTTCGGTCAAGAGCCTGGCCGGTCAGACCGTCGACTTCCTCGGTCTCGATGTCGATCTCATCACCCTCATCGCACTCCTGCTCTTCTGCGGCGCTGTGGGAAAATCCGCGCAGCTGCCGCTCCATATCTGGCTCCCTGACGCCATGGAGGGTCCGACACCGGTCAGCGCCCTGATCCATGCCGCCACCATGGTTACGGCAGGCGTCTTCCTCGTTGCCCGCTGTAACCCGATCTTCAACCTCTCCCCCCTTGCCATGAATGTCGTTGCCGTGGTGGGAGCGGTGACGGCGCTCTTTGCAGGGACCATAGCGCTCGTGCAGAACGACATCAAGAGGATCGTCGCCTATTCAACGGTGAGTCAGCTCGGATACATGTTCCTGGCCTGCGGCGTCGGCGCTTATGGCGCGGGGATCTTCCACCTATACACCCACGCCTTCTTCAAGGCGCTCCTCTTCCTCGGTGCGGGAAGCGTCATGCATGCCATGGCAGGGGAGCTCGATATCCAGAAGATGGGCGGACTGAGAAAATACATGCCGGTGACCTACATAACCTTCCTTCTCGCTTCCCTGAGCATTGCCGGAATTCCCGGTTTCGCAGGCTTTTTCAGCAAGGACGAAATCCTTTGGAGGACCTATTCCTCGGGGCCTCTCGGCCACATTCTCTTCGTGATCGGAGCGCTCACCGCCCTTCTCACGGCTTTTTATTCATTCAGGATCATCTTCCTTGCATTCCACGGAGACTTCAGGGGCACCCATGAGCAGGAGCACCATCTCCATGAATCGCCCAAGATCATGATCATCCCTCTTATCATACTCGCCGTCGGGGCAGTTGCTTCAGGGTGGGTCGGGATACCGCCCCTTCTCGGCGGCGGGGAACACTTTGCGGAGTTTCTTGCGCCTGTCGTGGGACATGCCAAGGGCGACGGTACCCATGCAGAAGAGATGGCCATCATGGGCCTTTCGGTCATCGTTGGGCTCACGGGTATCGGTGCAGCGATGGTCATGTATCTCAGGAAGACAGACCTGGCAGAGAGGCTTGGCCGGACCTTCGCGGGGCCCTACCGGATCCTCTGGAACAAATACTACGTTGATGAGTTCTATGACTTCATCATCGTGAGGCCGACCCTCTGGGTTGCCAGGAGTGTGATCGTCGGCGTCACCGACGGGAAGATCATAGAGGGCATCGTAAACGGTGTGCCGGCTGCCATCGGAAAGTTTTCCGAAGTGCTGAGAAAGATACAGACAGGAAAGGTGCAGGAGTATGCGTCGATCATGGCGATCGGTACCTTTGTCCTCATCATTATGGTCCTGTTCTGGTAG
- a CDS encoding NADH-quinone oxidoreductase subunit M has protein sequence METLTNSLSYPILSTLIATPLIGAAILLLVGRNQEGLTKSIALLVSIVVFLLSLPLFTEFDKTTHFMQFVERHQWIPSWNITYYVGLDGISVLFVLLTTLVTILCVLISWNSVKTKMKEFYIAILILEGAMIGVFSSLDFFLFYLFWEAMLIPMYLLIGVWGGPKRVYAAIKFFLYTLVGSVLMLVGIIVLYFQAGNTFDILELMKKTYPYEIQFWLFWAFFAAFAVKVPMFPVHTWLPDAHTEAPTAGSVILAAVLIKMGAYGFLRFSLPLFPEASRAMTGPMMILSVIAIIYGAVVCLAQTDLKRLIAYSSVSHMGFVTLGIFALNIQGLEGGILQMLNHGVVTGALFLSVGVIYDRTHSREIKDYGGLATVLPVYAAFFMVFTLASIGLPGMNGFIGEFLIILGGFAASKAAGVFAATGIIIGAAYMLWLYQRVFFMETNEKVFGLQDMDMREIITLVPMMVFVFWIGIYPDTFLSFLHPSVQHLIERLHSAGGQELQVAEKIAEILR, from the coding sequence ATGGAGACGTTGACAAACAGCCTCAGCTATCCTATTCTCAGTACCCTTATCGCTACGCCGCTCATCGGTGCGGCAATACTCCTGCTCGTGGGAAGGAACCAGGAGGGTCTAACAAAGTCGATTGCCCTTCTCGTGAGCATCGTTGTATTCCTCCTCTCCCTTCCGCTCTTTACGGAATTTGACAAGACGACCCATTTCATGCAGTTTGTCGAGAGGCATCAATGGATACCCTCCTGGAATATCACCTATTATGTCGGGCTCGACGGCATCAGTGTCCTCTTTGTTCTTCTTACTACACTCGTAACAATTCTCTGCGTATTGATCTCCTGGAATTCCGTTAAGACCAAGATGAAAGAGTTCTATATCGCCATACTCATTCTCGAAGGCGCGATGATCGGCGTCTTTTCGTCCCTTGATTTCTTCCTCTTCTATCTCTTCTGGGAAGCGATGCTCATTCCCATGTATCTTCTTATCGGTGTCTGGGGCGGGCCAAAGAGGGTCTATGCGGCCATAAAGTTCTTCCTCTATACCCTTGTCGGAAGCGTACTCATGCTCGTGGGGATCATCGTCCTCTACTTCCAGGCAGGCAACACCTTTGATATCCTTGAACTCATGAAGAAGACCTACCCCTATGAGATCCAGTTCTGGCTCTTCTGGGCATTCTTCGCTGCCTTCGCCGTCAAGGTCCCCATGTTCCCGGTCCATACGTGGCTCCCTGATGCACACACCGAGGCACCGACAGCCGGGAGCGTCATCCTCGCGGCAGTATTGATAAAGATGGGGGCCTACGGATTCCTCAGGTTCAGCCTCCCCCTGTTCCCTGAGGCATCAAGGGCAATGACGGGTCCTATGATGATCCTTTCGGTGATTGCCATTATCTACGGCGCTGTGGTATGCCTTGCCCAGACAGACCTGAAGCGTCTCATCGCATACAGTTCAGTAAGCCATATGGGGTTCGTGACCCTCGGGATCTTCGCGCTCAACATACAGGGTCTCGAAGGGGGAATACTCCAGATGCTGAATCACGGGGTTGTAACCGGCGCGCTCTTCCTCTCGGTCGGCGTGATCTACGACAGGACGCATTCCAGGGAGATCAAAGACTATGGTGGTCTTGCGACGGTGCTTCCCGTCTATGCTGCATTCTTCATGGTATTTACCCTTGCCTCCATAGGGCTGCCCGGCATGAACGGTTTCATCGGGGAGTTCCTGATCATCCTCGGCGGCTTCGCCGCGAGCAAGGCGGCCGGCGTCTTTGCTGCCACCGGCATCATTATCGGCGCCGCCTACATGCTCTGGCTTTACCAGAGGGTCTTCTTTATGGAGACGAACGAAAAGGTTTTCGGCCTTCAGGATATGGACATGCGTGAGATTATCACGCTCGTGCCGATGATGGTCTTTGTCTTCTGGATAGGCATATATCCCGATACCTTCCTGAGTTTTCTCCACCCTTCTGTCCAGCATCTCATCGAGAGGCTTCATTCAGCAGGCGGACAGGAGCTGCAGGTTGCGGAGAAGATTGCGGAGATACTGCGGTGA
- a CDS encoding NADH-quinone oxidoreductase subunit N, with the protein MQMPDISPMMPEIIMLCLALAVLMIDLAVRRKEIVALVTIISAGVVMYSLSGPSGEIFSGMYIADGYSLFFKIIFLMSLVLSTLISVKYIELEKVNFGEYYALMLFATLGMMIMASAGDIIVLYLGLELMALSTYVLAGFLRHERKSNEAALKYFLLGAFASALLLYGAAIIYGLTGTTSLRVIAGYLSKQGVETSPPLLLSMILFVVAFGFKIAAVPFHMWAPDAYEGAPTSVTAFMSVGPKAAGFAALGRVFFIAFSSLEVNWAAILAPIAVLTMAVGNILALSQTNIKRMLAYSSIAHAGYALIGVISGGGEGMASMMNYLFIYAFMNMGAFAIVVMLRTEEWRGEEISEYEGLAKTHPLASALMLVFMFSLTGIPPTAGFIGKFYLFMAAVHAGYAWLAIAAVIFSSISAYFYLRIVMLMYMREPRVEVPLSTSPYTGIALAVSVFAVLCLGVLPQTFVELSRAAVAGF; encoded by the coding sequence ATGCAGATGCCCGATATAAGTCCGATGATGCCCGAGATCATCATGCTCTGTCTTGCGCTGGCCGTCTTGATGATAGACCTCGCCGTCAGGAGGAAGGAGATCGTCGCGCTTGTCACTATCATAAGCGCAGGTGTAGTCATGTACTCTTTGTCGGGCCCATCGGGAGAGATATTCTCAGGCATGTACATAGCAGACGGCTACAGCCTTTTTTTCAAAATCATCTTCCTCATGAGCCTCGTATTGTCAACGCTCATATCCGTCAAATATATTGAACTGGAGAAGGTGAACTTCGGAGAATATTACGCGCTCATGCTCTTCGCGACCCTCGGTATGATGATCATGGCGTCGGCTGGAGACATCATCGTCCTGTACCTCGGCCTTGAGCTCATGGCCTTGAGTACGTATGTCCTGGCGGGCTTTCTCAGGCATGAACGAAAGTCCAACGAGGCTGCCTTGAAGTATTTTCTCCTCGGGGCCTTTGCCTCTGCCCTCCTCCTTTACGGGGCAGCAATTATCTATGGGCTGACGGGAACGACAAGCCTGAGGGTCATTGCAGGGTATCTTTCGAAGCAGGGGGTAGAAACAAGCCCTCCGCTCCTGCTTTCGATGATCCTCTTCGTCGTTGCCTTCGGTTTCAAGATAGCTGCGGTGCCCTTTCACATGTGGGCGCCCGATGCTTACGAAGGTGCGCCGACCTCTGTCACGGCATTTATGTCAGTAGGACCGAAGGCAGCAGGCTTCGCGGCCCTGGGGAGGGTCTTCTTCATCGCCTTTTCGAGCCTTGAGGTGAACTGGGCGGCGATACTCGCTCCGATCGCAGTCCTCACGATGGCTGTCGGGAATATCCTTGCCCTCTCTCAGACGAATATCAAGAGGATGCTCGCCTACTCATCGATCGCCCATGCAGGGTATGCGCTCATCGGCGTTATTTCGGGAGGAGGAGAGGGCATGGCGAGCATGATGAACTACCTCTTCATTTATGCCTTCATGAATATGGGCGCTTTTGCGATCGTGGTTATGCTGAGAACCGAGGAATGGCGGGGCGAAGAGATATCAGAATATGAGGGCCTCGCAAAGACCCATCCCCTTGCATCGGCCCTGATGCTCGTCTTTATGTTTTCCCTCACCGGTATTCCGCCGACTGCAGGCTTTATCGGAAAGTTCTACCTCTTCATGGCAGCGGTACACGCCGGTTACGCCTGGCTCGCCATTGCCGCCGTAATCTTCAGCTCTATTTCGGCCTACTTCTACCTCAGGATTGTTATGCTCATGTATATGAGGGAGCCGAGGGTGGAAGTCCCGCTTTCGACTTCCCCGTACACCGGAATCGCCCTGGCCGTTAGCGTTTTTGCGGTGCTTTGTCTCGGGGTCCTTCCGCAAACTTTTGTGGAGTTGTCCCGTGCTGCTGTGGCAGGGTTTTAA
- a CDS encoding sigma-54 dependent transcriptional regulator — MRPVVLIVDDEEGIRESLTAILEDEGYDTITAGSGEDALRVLKDTGVDLVLLDIWLPKMDGLQTLKEIKAQKREIPVIMISGHGNIEVAVKATRMGAYDFLEKPLSLERVLLSSKRAMERSALEKENRTLREDMTRKWRLVGESPAMSELREQIEMAAPSNSRVLITGESGSGKEVVARLLHEMSPRAERPFVEVNCAAIPHDLIESELFGHEKGSFTGASEKKKGKFELADGGTLFLDEIGDMSIQTQAKVLRVLETQEFQRVGGSANIKVDVRIIAATNKVLMEEAEKGTFRSDLFFRLNVIPISVPSLRDRKEDIPLLVDYFLQSLLAEYGQPQKKMTPAAIHELQQYDWPGNIRELKNLIERQVIMTPSTVIDVKDIQIIKGRQSGPDYFNYQTLKEARDAFERDFLARKIEENNWNISKTAELLDIERSNLHRKIKAYGIQPPGNRYQET; from the coding sequence TTGAGACCTGTCGTCCTTATCGTCGACGATGAAGAAGGCATACGGGAAAGCCTCACCGCCATCCTGGAAGACGAGGGGTATGATACCATAACAGCGGGCTCAGGGGAAGATGCGCTCCGCGTGCTCAAGGATACGGGCGTCGATCTTGTTCTCCTCGATATCTGGCTTCCAAAAATGGATGGCCTCCAGACCCTCAAAGAGATAAAGGCGCAGAAGAGGGAGATCCCCGTCATCATGATCTCAGGACACGGGAATATCGAAGTTGCCGTAAAGGCCACGAGGATGGGGGCCTATGACTTTCTCGAAAAACCCCTTTCCCTCGAAAGGGTCCTCCTCAGTTCAAAAAGGGCGATGGAGAGGAGCGCCCTGGAGAAGGAAAACAGGACGTTGCGAGAGGATATGACGAGGAAGTGGAGACTTGTGGGGGAATCGCCCGCGATGAGTGAGCTCCGTGAACAGATCGAGATGGCGGCGCCGAGCAACAGCAGGGTCCTCATAACAGGCGAGAGCGGTTCCGGAAAGGAAGTGGTCGCGCGACTGCTCCATGAAATGAGTCCCCGTGCTGAAAGACCCTTTGTTGAGGTGAATTGCGCCGCCATACCCCATGACCTCATCGAGAGCGAGCTCTTCGGCCACGAGAAGGGATCTTTCACCGGCGCATCGGAGAAGAAGAAGGGCAAGTTTGAACTCGCAGACGGCGGGACGCTTTTCCTTGATGAGATAGGAGACATGTCGATCCAGACACAGGCAAAGGTGTTGCGGGTTCTGGAAACGCAGGAATTTCAGCGTGTAGGCGGAAGCGCGAACATTAAGGTCGATGTGAGGATTATCGCTGCAACGAACAAGGTCCTCATGGAGGAGGCTGAAAAAGGCACCTTCAGGAGCGACCTCTTCTTCAGACTCAATGTCATACCGATTTCCGTGCCTTCTCTCAGGGACAGAAAAGAGGACATCCCTCTCCTCGTCGATTATTTCCTCCAATCTCTCCTCGCTGAATACGGACAGCCGCAGAAAAAGATGACGCCCGCTGCCATCCATGAGCTCCAGCAGTATGACTGGCCCGGGAATATCAGGGAGTTGAAGAACCTCATCGAACGACAGGTAATCATGACGCCTTCGACGGTGATTGACGTCAAGGATATCCAGATTATCAAGGGGAGACAGAGCGGTCCCGATTATTTCAATTACCAGACATTGAAGGAGGCAAGGGACGCCTTCGAACGGGATTTTCTCGCGCGGAAGATCGAAGAAAATAACTGGAACATATCAAAGACCGCAGAACTTCTGGATATCGAACGAAGCAATCTCCACCGGAAGATAAAGGCTTACGGGATCCAGCCCCCCGGGAACAGATACCAGGAGACCTGA
- a CDS encoding ATP-binding protein — translation MKKLGLVFSALLFFILLASAIEVHFMRLGSLSITAKVILLILMNVNILALLTLMFFVGKNLTKLYLERKRKVLGSQFKTKIVVIFVVLTSIPSVLLFLGASGLVTNYIDRWFTPQFRQPIDSALNIASSVYDIERKKTLEAAKAIISRGSLPIEYSVIHLTEMPENPSDVVREAFEGKEGTEVLSDDDGDIVRAAVPDVMPGKKTGVLIVDSRVPREITGNVEKIKNAYEDYVKLEAWKQPLKLNYLLFLGFFTLIVIFMALWVSLRLARGITEPIQGLAQATGEVASGNLDVSIGVDRDDEIGLLINSFNHMVKELKDGKESLQEAYIESDRRRLSMENILENIQSGVISLDANGNSLTINRAACSILGVRPEDVIGKNYREILSRIKSDSLQEMVHGIRLKDLGSVGREVWATVKGKRLLLKVSIMGLRDDVSGYLGLLVVFDDLTDMIKAQRALAWQEVARRMAHEIKNPLTPIKLSTERMLKKWEQKDSDFGQVFERSTKTIIREVDSLRGLVDEFSRFGKMPEIVKAPSALGGIIEEVVNLYRDYKDVTITAQIPPETPLIDLDGDQFKRVLINLFDNAIHAMNGRGKIVVSVMYNTKSNKVSLDVADDGPGIREEDKEKLFLPYFSTKDGGTGLGLAIASKIVAEHRGYLRVRDNEPRGTIFTIEMPMKEG, via the coding sequence GTGAAGAAGCTCGGCCTCGTCTTCTCGGCGCTCCTCTTCTTTATTCTCCTTGCATCGGCCATCGAAGTCCATTTCATGAGGCTCGGCTCTCTGTCGATAACGGCGAAGGTCATCCTCCTCATCCTCATGAATGTCAATATCCTTGCACTCTTGACGCTGATGTTCTTTGTCGGGAAGAACCTGACAAAGCTCTACCTCGAACGGAAACGGAAGGTGCTCGGATCACAATTCAAGACCAAGATCGTCGTCATCTTTGTGGTGCTGACATCGATCCCTTCTGTTCTCCTCTTCCTGGGGGCGAGCGGCCTCGTGACCAATTACATAGACCGGTGGTTTACACCCCAGTTCCGGCAGCCCATCGACAGCGCGCTGAACATAGCGAGTTCGGTGTATGACATAGAGAGGAAGAAGACCCTGGAGGCGGCGAAAGCGATCATTTCACGGGGTTCCCTGCCGATAGAATACAGTGTCATTCATCTCACCGAGATGCCTGAAAACCCTTCCGACGTGGTGCGAGAGGCTTTTGAAGGGAAGGAAGGCACCGAGGTTCTGTCGGATGATGACGGTGATATTGTCCGGGCAGCAGTCCCCGATGTAATGCCGGGGAAGAAGACAGGAGTCTTGATCGTGGATTCCCGCGTGCCAAGGGAGATCACAGGAAACGTCGAAAAGATCAAGAACGCCTATGAGGACTACGTAAAACTCGAGGCTTGGAAACAACCCCTGAAATTGAATTATCTCCTCTTCCTCGGTTTTTTCACGCTCATCGTTATTTTCATGGCCCTCTGGGTCTCCCTCAGGCTCGCGAGAGGCATTACGGAACCGATCCAGGGTCTCGCCCAGGCAACGGGCGAAGTTGCATCAGGGAATCTCGATGTGAGTATCGGCGTTGATCGGGATGACGAGATCGGTCTCCTCATAAACTCCTTCAATCATATGGTGAAAGAGCTGAAAGACGGAAAGGAATCCCTCCAGGAGGCCTATATCGAATCCGACAGAAGGCGACTCTCCATGGAGAACATCCTCGAAAACATCCAGAGCGGCGTCATATCCCTTGATGCGAATGGGAACAGCCTTACCATAAACAGGGCTGCATGCTCTATCCTCGGCGTCAGACCAGAGGATGTCATCGGCAAGAATTATCGCGAGATCCTCTCCCGCATCAAGTCTGATTCGCTTCAGGAAATGGTTCACGGGATACGGCTGAAGGATCTCGGAAGCGTCGGAAGGGAGGTCTGGGCGACCGTTAAGGGGAAACGCCTGCTTCTCAAGGTATCGATCATGGGGTTGCGGGACGACGTTTCCGGGTACCTTGGCCTCCTCGTCGTCTTCGACGACCTGACGGATATGATAAAGGCACAGCGGGCATTGGCATGGCAGGAGGTCGCGAGGAGGATGGCCCACGAGATAAAGAATCCCCTCACACCCATTAAGCTCTCGACGGAACGGATGCTAAAAAAATGGGAGCAGAAGGACAGTGATTTCGGGCAGGTTTTTGAACGGTCGACAAAAACCATCATCAGAGAGGTCGACAGCCTGAGGGGTCTCGTGGACGAATTTTCCCGGTTTGGCAAAATGCCTGAGATCGTGAAGGCGCCCTCTGCCCTCGGTGGTATAATAGAAGAGGTCGTTAACCTTTACCGGGATTACAAGGACGTTACGATAACGGCTCAGATACCGCCGGAGACGCCGTTGATAGACCTGGACGGCGACCAGTTCAAACGGGTCCTCATTAATCTCTTTGACAATGCGATCCATGCGATGAACGGCCGCGGGAAGATCGTCGTGAGCGTCATGTATAACACCAAATCGAACAAGGTATCTCTCGATGTTGCTGATGACGGCCCGGGGATACGGGAAGAGGACAAAGAAAAGCTCTTTCTTCCGTATTTCTCGACGAAGGACGGTGGTACAGGTCTCGGGTTAGCGATTGCGAGCAAGATCGTCGCAGAGCACAGAGGCTACCTCCGCGTGAGGGACAACGAACCACGAGGGACGATCTTCACGATCGAGATGCCGATGAAGGAGGGATAG